A single Salmo trutta chromosome 14, fSalTru1.1, whole genome shotgun sequence DNA region contains:
- the LOC115207919 gene encoding E3 ubiquitin-protein ligase DTX3L isoform X11, which translates to MSDVEDMDTSTPEMDRNNEVSGPEQQWTPYPSQIQIHVDPDLYQADNDFKPQSSSSKETSVDSPDEGDNGSTRNKQSQRDQHSPINPQSTQDEDLNQAKDETEEKQMRLQSDPDLYQAALYDPRHFGNPQSSSSKETSVDSPDEGDNGSTRNKQSQRDQHSPINPQSTQDEDLNQAKDETEEKQTTGPLDEATVYVSVEWPGKATLSWKSTLQKSLQSWLNNNLKKTECTVERLYGNVAEVKIHPPSVVEDLLKQKETQVTFKDKAKTSATVRFHRAIPLWNQSNSKPSSMEVMPPTSAHMPQDVKLPITVSASIDIGGYKPEVRAALLRHYHTTDRKLAVKGSFDEVNQFYREFTKIVRETETEPAADWNDNAEAAQSMTHNGMKTHEDPGQKEIGFPVPLIHFVYLNQAYRKEMEDIEKRNGVKISAEVKMSIKEDTQKTGRDFMLTKAHQEFSDLFQKCVVDLDSISTHLTPGDPGDLMNMLKNIQNEETRLVLNVSANGCVVFGPAQNIMAVKKAFGMKTTVMTFGMDHSSTEEASGFAGRPVLRSPKTPRMIGMGIKDPLLSHGLAMDQTHWDLMKSAFHEKITAIKNKFGVDFMEEKSPGKVKIKTRPTTSPAVSLESNAIRALMHLYQKVATSAMSFHLLDPTHAKTVGDKLEEIRPPHRCVWAGENYGPWRLIGLPQHLGPAVKELEMMLKRPMFKKEDKHKIEVPGDRSSTGAATGGAVGDGGATGGPEDDNCPICMDRFINKMKLSCSHEFCTDCLKKAVEFSGPSCPLCKNVFGKVEGDQPEGTMKVTHDRYRSIPGYYGYSVVVIDYDIPSGKQTKKHSNPGKGFHGARRTAYLPDNQEGNEVLKLLKRAFDQKLIFTVGTSRTTGTDDCVTWNDIHHKTSIDGGAQGFGYPDPDYLSRVKNELKAKGIE; encoded by the exons ATGTCAGACGTAGAGGACATGGAT ACATCAACCCCAGAGATGGACAGAAACAATGAAGTCTCTggaccagaacagcaatggacccCTTACCCTTCGCAAATACAGATTCATGTG GACCCAGACCTGTATCAAGCGGATAATGACTTTAAG CCTCAGTCATCCTCTTCCAAAGAGACGAGTGTGGATTCTCCTGATGAAGGAGATAATGGCTCTACTAGAAACAAACAATCACAGCGAGATCAACATTCTCCCATCAACCCCCAAAGCACTCAAGATGAG GACCTGAATCAGGCAAAGGACGAGACAGAGGAAAAGCAGATGAGGCTAcagtct GACCCAGACCTGTATCAAGCAGCCCTGTATGACCCCAGGCACTTTGGCAAT CCTCAGTCATCCTCTTCCAAAGAGACGAGTGTGGATTCTCCTGATGAAGGAGATAATGGCTCTACTAGAAACAAACAATCACAGCGAGATCAACATTCTCCCATCAACCCCCAAAGCACTCAAGATGAG GACCTGAATCAGGCAAAGGACGAGACAGAGGAAAAGCAGACCACTGGACCTCTAGATGAGGCTACAGTCTATGTCAGTGTGGAGTGGCCTGGGAAAGCAACATTGTCATGGAAGTCTACACTTCAAAAAAGTCTCCAGTCGTGGTTGAATAATAACTTAAAAAAAACAGAATGCACCGTGGAAAGGCTTTACGGAAACGTAGCAGAAGTCAAGATACATCCCCCTTCAG TCGTTGAGGACCTTCTGAAGCAGAAGGAAACACAGGTGACCTTCAAAGACAAGGCCAAGACATCAGCCACTGTGCGGTTTCACAGGGCAATACCACTCTGGAATCAATCAAACAGTAAACCCAGCTCAATGGAAGTCATGCCTCCAACATCCGCACACATGCCACAGGAT GTCAAACTCCCAATAACTGTAAGTGCTAGCATTGACATCGGTGGCTACAAACCTGAAGTACGGGCTGCCCTTCTCCGTCATTACCACACCACCGATCGCAAGTTGGCTGTAAAAGGGAGCTTTGATGAAGTGAACCAGTTCTACAGAGAGTTTACCAAGATCGTCAGGGAAACGGAAACCGAGCCAGCAGCGGATTGGAACGATAATGCAGAAGCGGCACAAAGCATGACTCACAATGGAATGAAGACCCATGAAGACCCTGGGCAGAAGGAAATTGGCTTTCCAGTCCCACTGATCCACTTTGTGTACTTGAATCAGGCCTACCGGAAGGAGATGGAGGACATAGAGAAAAGAAATGGAGTCAAAATCAGTGCAGAAGTGAAGATGTCCATCAAAGAGGACACACAGAAAACAGGCAGAGATTTTATGCTAACCAAAGCCCACCAGGAGTTCAGTGACCTCTTCCAGAAGTGTGTAGTTGATTTGGACAGCATTTCCACCCATCTGACACCTGGGGATCCAGGAGACCTCATGaatatgctgaaaaacatccagaATGAGGAGACCAGGCTGGTACTAAATGTGTCTGCCAATGGCTGTGTTGTGTTTGGGCCGGCTCAGAACATCATGGCAGTCAAGAAGGCTTTTGGGATGAAGACTACAGTAATGACATTTGGAATGGATCACAGCTCCACAGAGGAAGCATCTGGATTTGCTGGACGACCTGTTTTGAGATCTCCAAAAACACCACGGATGATTGGGATGGGCATCAAAGATCCACTTTTGTCACATGGGCTGGCCATGGACCAGACTCACTGGGATCTGATGAAATCTGCCTTTCATGAGAAAATAACAGCAATCAAAAATAAATTTGGAGTGGATTTCATGGAGGAAAAGTCTCCAGGCAAGGTAAAAATTAAAACCAGACCTACAACATCACCGGcagtctctctggaaagcaacgcCATCAGAGCTCTCATGCACCTCTACCAGAAGGTTGCAACATCAGCGATGAGCTTCCACCTGCTGGACCCTACCCATGCAAAGACTGTGGGGGACAAGCTGGAGGAGATCCGTCCTCCACACCGCTGTGTCTGGGCAGGAGAAAACTATGGTCCCTGGAGGCTGATTGGCCTACCGCAACATTTGGGCCCTGCTGTCAAAGAGCTAGAGATGATGCTGAAAAGGCCTATGTTTAAAAAAGAAGACAAGCACAAGATTGAGGTTCCTGGAGACAGATCCAGCACTGGAGCAGCCACGGGGGGAGCAGTCGGAGATGGAGGAGCAACAGGAGGGCCTGAAGATGATAATTGCCCCATATGCATGGACAGATTTATCAACAAGATGAAGTTGTCCTGCAGCCATGAGTTTTGTACAGATTGTCTGAAGAAGGCAGTGGAATTCTCAGGCCCCAGCTGTCCTTTGTGTAAGAATGTGTTTGGAAAGGTGGAGGGAGACCAGCCTGAGGGAACAATGAAAGTGACACATGACCGTTACCGCAGCATACCTGGATACTATGGCTATAGCGTGGTAGTTATCGACTATGATATACCAAGTGGAAAACAGACG AAGAAACATTCCAACCCTGGAAAAGGGTTCCATGGGGCCCGTAGAACAGCTTATCTCCCTGACAACCAGGAGGGCAACGAAGTGCTGAAGTTACTGAAGAGAGCTTTCGACCAGAAGCTGATTTTCACAGTTGGGACCTCCAGAACCACTGGGACAGACGACTGTGTGACATGGAACGACATTCACCACAAGACCAGCATCGATGGAGGGGCACAAGG TTTTGGTTACCCTGACCCTGACTACCTGAGCAGAGTGAAGAATGAGCTGAAAGCCAAAGGCATTGAATGA
- the LOC115207919 gene encoding E3 ubiquitin-protein ligase DTX3L isoform X12, with protein sequence MSDVEDMDTSTPEMDRNNEVSGPEQQWTPYPSQIQIHVPQSSSSKETSVDSPDEGDNGSTRNKQSQRDQHSPINPQSTQDEDLNQAKDETEEKQMRLQSDPDLYQAALYDPRHFGNPQSSSSKETSVDSPDEGDNGSTRNKQSQRDQHSPINPQSTQDEDLNQAKDETEEKQTTGPLDEATVYVSVEWPGKATLSWKSTLQKSLQSWLNNNLKKTECTVERLYGNVAEVKIHPPSVVEDLLKQKETQVTFKDKAKTSATVRFHRAIPLWNQSNSKPSSMEVMPPTSAHMPQDVKLPITVSASIDIGGYKPEVRAALLRHYHTTDRKLAVKGSFDEVNQFYREFTKIVRETETEPAADWNDNAEAAQSMTHNGMKTHEDPGQKEIGFPVPLIHFVYLNQAYRKEMEDIEKRNGVKISAEVKMSIKEDTQKTGRDFMLTKAHQEFSDLFQKCVVDLDSISTHLTPGDPGDLMNMLKNIQNEETRLVLNVSANGCVVFGPAQNIMAVKKAFGMKTTVMTFGMDHSSTEEASGFAGRPVLRSPKTPRMIGMGIKDPLLSHGLAMDQTHWDLMKSAFHEKITAIKNKFGVDFMEEKSPGKVKIKTRPTTSPAVSLESNAIRALMHLYQKVATSAMSFHLLDPTHAKTVGDKLEEIRPPHRCVWAGENYGPWRLIGLPQHLGPAVKELEMMLKRPMFKKEDKHKIEVPGDRSSTGAATGGAVGDGGATGGPEDDNCPICMDRFINKMKLSCSHEFCTDCLKKAVEFSGPSCPLCKNVFGKVEGDQPEGTMKVTHDRYRSIPGYYGYSVVVIDYDIPSGKQTKKHSNPGKGFHGARRTAYLPDNQEGNEVLKLLKRAFDQKLIFTVGTSRTTGTDDCVTWNDIHHKTSIDGGAQGFGYPDPDYLSRVKNELKAKGIE encoded by the exons ATGTCAGACGTAGAGGACATGGAT ACATCAACCCCAGAGATGGACAGAAACAATGAAGTCTCTggaccagaacagcaatggacccCTTACCCTTCGCAAATACAGATTCATGTG CCTCAGTCATCCTCTTCCAAAGAGACGAGTGTGGATTCTCCTGATGAAGGAGATAATGGCTCTACTAGAAACAAACAATCACAGCGAGATCAACATTCTCCCATCAACCCCCAAAGCACTCAAGATGAG GACCTGAATCAGGCAAAGGACGAGACAGAGGAAAAGCAGATGAGGCTAcagtct GACCCAGACCTGTATCAAGCAGCCCTGTATGACCCCAGGCACTTTGGCAAT CCTCAGTCATCCTCTTCCAAAGAGACGAGTGTGGATTCTCCTGATGAAGGAGATAATGGCTCTACTAGAAACAAACAATCACAGCGAGATCAACATTCTCCCATCAACCCCCAAAGCACTCAAGATGAG GACCTGAATCAGGCAAAGGACGAGACAGAGGAAAAGCAGACCACTGGACCTCTAGATGAGGCTACAGTCTATGTCAGTGTGGAGTGGCCTGGGAAAGCAACATTGTCATGGAAGTCTACACTTCAAAAAAGTCTCCAGTCGTGGTTGAATAATAACTTAAAAAAAACAGAATGCACCGTGGAAAGGCTTTACGGAAACGTAGCAGAAGTCAAGATACATCCCCCTTCAG TCGTTGAGGACCTTCTGAAGCAGAAGGAAACACAGGTGACCTTCAAAGACAAGGCCAAGACATCAGCCACTGTGCGGTTTCACAGGGCAATACCACTCTGGAATCAATCAAACAGTAAACCCAGCTCAATGGAAGTCATGCCTCCAACATCCGCACACATGCCACAGGAT GTCAAACTCCCAATAACTGTAAGTGCTAGCATTGACATCGGTGGCTACAAACCTGAAGTACGGGCTGCCCTTCTCCGTCATTACCACACCACCGATCGCAAGTTGGCTGTAAAAGGGAGCTTTGATGAAGTGAACCAGTTCTACAGAGAGTTTACCAAGATCGTCAGGGAAACGGAAACCGAGCCAGCAGCGGATTGGAACGATAATGCAGAAGCGGCACAAAGCATGACTCACAATGGAATGAAGACCCATGAAGACCCTGGGCAGAAGGAAATTGGCTTTCCAGTCCCACTGATCCACTTTGTGTACTTGAATCAGGCCTACCGGAAGGAGATGGAGGACATAGAGAAAAGAAATGGAGTCAAAATCAGTGCAGAAGTGAAGATGTCCATCAAAGAGGACACACAGAAAACAGGCAGAGATTTTATGCTAACCAAAGCCCACCAGGAGTTCAGTGACCTCTTCCAGAAGTGTGTAGTTGATTTGGACAGCATTTCCACCCATCTGACACCTGGGGATCCAGGAGACCTCATGaatatgctgaaaaacatccagaATGAGGAGACCAGGCTGGTACTAAATGTGTCTGCCAATGGCTGTGTTGTGTTTGGGCCGGCTCAGAACATCATGGCAGTCAAGAAGGCTTTTGGGATGAAGACTACAGTAATGACATTTGGAATGGATCACAGCTCCACAGAGGAAGCATCTGGATTTGCTGGACGACCTGTTTTGAGATCTCCAAAAACACCACGGATGATTGGGATGGGCATCAAAGATCCACTTTTGTCACATGGGCTGGCCATGGACCAGACTCACTGGGATCTGATGAAATCTGCCTTTCATGAGAAAATAACAGCAATCAAAAATAAATTTGGAGTGGATTTCATGGAGGAAAAGTCTCCAGGCAAGGTAAAAATTAAAACCAGACCTACAACATCACCGGcagtctctctggaaagcaacgcCATCAGAGCTCTCATGCACCTCTACCAGAAGGTTGCAACATCAGCGATGAGCTTCCACCTGCTGGACCCTACCCATGCAAAGACTGTGGGGGACAAGCTGGAGGAGATCCGTCCTCCACACCGCTGTGTCTGGGCAGGAGAAAACTATGGTCCCTGGAGGCTGATTGGCCTACCGCAACATTTGGGCCCTGCTGTCAAAGAGCTAGAGATGATGCTGAAAAGGCCTATGTTTAAAAAAGAAGACAAGCACAAGATTGAGGTTCCTGGAGACAGATCCAGCACTGGAGCAGCCACGGGGGGAGCAGTCGGAGATGGAGGAGCAACAGGAGGGCCTGAAGATGATAATTGCCCCATATGCATGGACAGATTTATCAACAAGATGAAGTTGTCCTGCAGCCATGAGTTTTGTACAGATTGTCTGAAGAAGGCAGTGGAATTCTCAGGCCCCAGCTGTCCTTTGTGTAAGAATGTGTTTGGAAAGGTGGAGGGAGACCAGCCTGAGGGAACAATGAAAGTGACACATGACCGTTACCGCAGCATACCTGGATACTATGGCTATAGCGTGGTAGTTATCGACTATGATATACCAAGTGGAAAACAGACG AAGAAACATTCCAACCCTGGAAAAGGGTTCCATGGGGCCCGTAGAACAGCTTATCTCCCTGACAACCAGGAGGGCAACGAAGTGCTGAAGTTACTGAAGAGAGCTTTCGACCAGAAGCTGATTTTCACAGTTGGGACCTCCAGAACCACTGGGACAGACGACTGTGTGACATGGAACGACATTCACCACAAGACCAGCATCGATGGAGGGGCACAAGG TTTTGGTTACCCTGACCCTGACTACCTGAGCAGAGTGAAGAATGAGCTGAAAGCCAAAGGCATTGAATGA
- the LOC115207919 gene encoding E3 ubiquitin-protein ligase DTX3L isoform X2 yields the protein MDRNNEVSGPEQQWTPYPSQIQIHVPTGTSSGHVTVIQSQPQRSSVSQSAFTYKAEISEDVSEEDASSSARDTADRYSGTSGGGTPSATCVNIPSSDNDPDLYQADNDFKVKRPSEPLYDPRHFVNPQSSSSKETSVDSPDEGDNGSTRNKQSQRDQHSPINPQSTQDEDLNQAKDETEEKQMRLQSDPDLYQAALYDPRHFGNPQSSSSKETSVDSPDEGDNGSTRNKQSQRDQHSPINPQSTQDEDLNQAKDETEEKQTTGPLDEATVYVSVEWPGKATLSWKSTLQKSLQSWLNNNLKKTECTVERLYGNVAEVKIHPPSVVEDLLKQKETQVTFKDKAKTSATVRFHRAIPLWNQSNSKPSSMEVMPPTSAHMPQDVKLPITVSASIDIGGYKPEVRAALLRHYHTTDRKLAVKGSFDEVNQFYREFTKIVRETETEPAADWNDNAEAAQSMTHNGMKTHEDPGQKEIGFPVPLIHFVYLNQAYRKEMEDIEKRNGVKISAEVKMSIKEDTQKTGRDFMLTKAHQEFSDLFQKCVVDLDSISTHLTPGDPGDLMNMLKNIQNEETRLVLNVSANGCVVFGPAQNIMAVKKAFGMKTTVMTFGMDHSSTEEASGFAGRPVLRSPKTPRMIGMGIKDPLLSHGLAMDQTHWDLMKSAFHEKITAIKNKFGVDFMEEKSPGKVKIKTRPTTSPAVSLESNAIRALMHLYQKVATSAMSFHLLDPTHAKTVGDKLEEIRPPHRCVWAGENYGPWRLIGLPQHLGPAVKELEMMLKRPMFKKEDKHKIEVPGDRSSTGAATGGAVGDGGATGGPEDDNCPICMDRFINKMKLSCSHEFCTDCLKKAVEFSGPSCPLCKNVFGKVEGDQPEGTMKVTHDRYRSIPGYYGYSVVVIDYDIPSGKQTKKHSNPGKGFHGARRTAYLPDNQEGNEVLKLLKRAFDQKLIFTVGTSRTTGTDDCVTWNDIHHKTSIDGGAQGFGYPDPDYLSRVKNELKAKGIE from the exons ATGGACAGAAACAATGAAGTCTCTggaccagaacagcaatggacccCTTACCCTTCGCAAATACAGATTCATGTG CCCACAGGAACATCCAGTGGTCATGTAACAGTGATACAGTCACAGCCTCAACGGTCTAGTGTTTCTCAAAGTGCTTTTACTTATAAG GCAGAAATATCCGAGGACGTGTCTGAAGAAGACGCAAGTTCATCAGCCCGAGATACTGCCGATCGGTACTCTGGGACTTCTGGAGGAGGGACACCTTCAGCAACCTGTGTTAATATCCCAAGCTCTGATAAT GACCCAGACCTGTATCAAGCGGATAATGACTTTAAGGTGAAGCGTCCCTCAGAACCCCTGTATGACCCCAGACACTTTGTCAAT CCTCAGTCATCCTCTTCCAAAGAGACGAGTGTGGATTCTCCTGATGAAGGAGATAATGGCTCTACTAGAAACAAACAATCACAGCGAGATCAACATTCTCCCATCAACCCCCAAAGCACTCAAGATGAG GACCTGAATCAGGCAAAGGACGAGACAGAGGAAAAGCAGATGAGGCTAcagtct GACCCAGACCTGTATCAAGCAGCCCTGTATGACCCCAGGCACTTTGGCAAT CCTCAGTCATCCTCTTCCAAAGAGACGAGTGTGGATTCTCCTGATGAAGGAGATAATGGCTCTACTAGAAACAAACAATCACAGCGAGATCAACATTCTCCCATCAACCCCCAAAGCACTCAAGATGAG GACCTGAATCAGGCAAAGGACGAGACAGAGGAAAAGCAGACCACTGGACCTCTAGATGAGGCTACAGTCTATGTCAGTGTGGAGTGGCCTGGGAAAGCAACATTGTCATGGAAGTCTACACTTCAAAAAAGTCTCCAGTCGTGGTTGAATAATAACTTAAAAAAAACAGAATGCACCGTGGAAAGGCTTTACGGAAACGTAGCAGAAGTCAAGATACATCCCCCTTCAG TCGTTGAGGACCTTCTGAAGCAGAAGGAAACACAGGTGACCTTCAAAGACAAGGCCAAGACATCAGCCACTGTGCGGTTTCACAGGGCAATACCACTCTGGAATCAATCAAACAGTAAACCCAGCTCAATGGAAGTCATGCCTCCAACATCCGCACACATGCCACAGGAT GTCAAACTCCCAATAACTGTAAGTGCTAGCATTGACATCGGTGGCTACAAACCTGAAGTACGGGCTGCCCTTCTCCGTCATTACCACACCACCGATCGCAAGTTGGCTGTAAAAGGGAGCTTTGATGAAGTGAACCAGTTCTACAGAGAGTTTACCAAGATCGTCAGGGAAACGGAAACCGAGCCAGCAGCGGATTGGAACGATAATGCAGAAGCGGCACAAAGCATGACTCACAATGGAATGAAGACCCATGAAGACCCTGGGCAGAAGGAAATTGGCTTTCCAGTCCCACTGATCCACTTTGTGTACTTGAATCAGGCCTACCGGAAGGAGATGGAGGACATAGAGAAAAGAAATGGAGTCAAAATCAGTGCAGAAGTGAAGATGTCCATCAAAGAGGACACACAGAAAACAGGCAGAGATTTTATGCTAACCAAAGCCCACCAGGAGTTCAGTGACCTCTTCCAGAAGTGTGTAGTTGATTTGGACAGCATTTCCACCCATCTGACACCTGGGGATCCAGGAGACCTCATGaatatgctgaaaaacatccagaATGAGGAGACCAGGCTGGTACTAAATGTGTCTGCCAATGGCTGTGTTGTGTTTGGGCCGGCTCAGAACATCATGGCAGTCAAGAAGGCTTTTGGGATGAAGACTACAGTAATGACATTTGGAATGGATCACAGCTCCACAGAGGAAGCATCTGGATTTGCTGGACGACCTGTTTTGAGATCTCCAAAAACACCACGGATGATTGGGATGGGCATCAAAGATCCACTTTTGTCACATGGGCTGGCCATGGACCAGACTCACTGGGATCTGATGAAATCTGCCTTTCATGAGAAAATAACAGCAATCAAAAATAAATTTGGAGTGGATTTCATGGAGGAAAAGTCTCCAGGCAAGGTAAAAATTAAAACCAGACCTACAACATCACCGGcagtctctctggaaagcaacgcCATCAGAGCTCTCATGCACCTCTACCAGAAGGTTGCAACATCAGCGATGAGCTTCCACCTGCTGGACCCTACCCATGCAAAGACTGTGGGGGACAAGCTGGAGGAGATCCGTCCTCCACACCGCTGTGTCTGGGCAGGAGAAAACTATGGTCCCTGGAGGCTGATTGGCCTACCGCAACATTTGGGCCCTGCTGTCAAAGAGCTAGAGATGATGCTGAAAAGGCCTATGTTTAAAAAAGAAGACAAGCACAAGATTGAGGTTCCTGGAGACAGATCCAGCACTGGAGCAGCCACGGGGGGAGCAGTCGGAGATGGAGGAGCAACAGGAGGGCCTGAAGATGATAATTGCCCCATATGCATGGACAGATTTATCAACAAGATGAAGTTGTCCTGCAGCCATGAGTTTTGTACAGATTGTCTGAAGAAGGCAGTGGAATTCTCAGGCCCCAGCTGTCCTTTGTGTAAGAATGTGTTTGGAAAGGTGGAGGGAGACCAGCCTGAGGGAACAATGAAAGTGACACATGACCGTTACCGCAGCATACCTGGATACTATGGCTATAGCGTGGTAGTTATCGACTATGATATACCAAGTGGAAAACAGACG AAGAAACATTCCAACCCTGGAAAAGGGTTCCATGGGGCCCGTAGAACAGCTTATCTCCCTGACAACCAGGAGGGCAACGAAGTGCTGAAGTTACTGAAGAGAGCTTTCGACCAGAAGCTGATTTTCACAGTTGGGACCTCCAGAACCACTGGGACAGACGACTGTGTGACATGGAACGACATTCACCACAAGACCAGCATCGATGGAGGGGCACAAGG TTTTGGTTACCCTGACCCTGACTACCTGAGCAGAGTGAAGAATGAGCTGAAAGCCAAAGGCATTGAATGA